In Bradyrhizobium sp. 200, the sequence GACTCCGCGCCGATCTTGCCCTTGCCGGTGATGATGAGCACGAAGGTCAGCCCGTCATGATGGGCGCGCTGCAGGAAACCGAACAGCGCCCGATGCGCACGCGTCTGCGTCATGCCGTGCAGGTCGAGCCTTGCGTCGATCTCCTTGCGGCCGCGCGACAGATGCGATCGCTCGCGGCGGCCAATCGGCGCCAGCGGCGGCGGCTCCGGTTTCGAAGGCGGAACGATTCGCGCCGGCGTGACGTGCTTTGGTGAAACAGCGGGTTTCGGTGCAACTTTGGAAGCGGCTTCCATCGCGGCGACCGACGGCTTCGCAACGCGGTGTCGCTTGCGCAGCGGCTTGACCTGCTTGGCGACGCTTTCCCACAGCGCCCGTTCCTCTTCGCTGAGGGCACGCTTGCGTCGCGGCGGCGCCGGCAATTCGGGAATCGAGCTCGACGTCCGGCGTTTCATCTGACGTAGCGATAGCGGCGGAGATGACGCTGGTGGGGCTTTGCAGAAACCGGTTTGATATTGGGCCGCGGTTCGGGCAGCGGTACCGGCTTCGCCACGGCGACGGCCTGGATGGTCGAGGTTTGGGACGGCCCGGCCGCGGGCGCCGTCACCGGCGGCGCGACAGCCTTGGTACCCGTCGCCGAGGTAATTTCGGGCGGCTTCGCAGCGTTCTTCTGATCCTTCAGCGGATCATTCTGCGGAAACAGTTTTGCGATCTTCTCCGACGGCCGCTCATCGGGCACCGGCATCTTGCGGCCGTGCGCCACCGGATCGAGGCTCTTCGGCACCAGCATGACGAAGCGCGCATTGTGGCGCATGCGACCGGCAACCTTGCCTGCTTCGAGACCGGCGCCGAAATAGAGATCGGCGCGCGCAGGTCCGACGATAGCCGAACCGGTATCCTGCGCGATCATCAGCCGCCGGAACGGCGTCTTCGATTGCACGGAGTCGATCGGCAGTTCGCCCTCGATGAAGAACGGCGTGCCATAGACATGCAGCGATTTGTCGACCGCGATCGACCGGCCCGGCGTCAGCGGCACGCCCTGGGCCCCGACCGCTTCGTCCTTGTCGGAAAGCTGCACCTCGCGGAAGAAGACGTAGGACTTGTTCTGCCGCCGAAGCTCGTCGGCCTCATTGGGATTCTGCTCCATCCATTCCCGGATCCTCTGCATCGACATCTGATCCTTGGGGATGATGTTGCGCTCGATCAGGATGCGGCCAACCGGCGTGTAGGGATAACCATTATGGGCGTCGTAATTGATGCGAACGGTCGAGCCGTCGTCGAGGCTGACCCGGGCCGAACCCTGGATCTGCGAGAACAGCAGGTCGGTCTGGTCCTTCAGCCAGCAGATTTCGAGTCCGCGGCCTTCAATCGCACCGTCCTCGATCTCGGCGCGATCATAATAGGGCACCAGCTTACGGCGGCCGATCTTGCGGAACACCTGGCCCTTGTTGGGCAAACCGGCCGAGCTCTGTGTAGTGCCGCGAACGAACAGATTGGACGGCCGGCGATAGACCGGCACCTTGTAGACCTCGTTCTCTGTCCGCGAGCCGTCGACGATGGGTTCGTAATAGCCGGTGACAAAACCCTCGCCTTCGCCGAGCCGCGTGATGCGCAAGGGAAGAAAGTGCTCCTCGAAGAACGCTTTCGCCTTGGCATCGTCAGCCAGTTCGAGGCCTCTGGCGATGCGGCAGGGATCGCGCAACGACGTGCCGAGCGCCTTCGGATCGGCAGGCGGCTTGACTTGCGCCACGATCGGCCTGCAGCTCACGCGAAACGCGTTGTAAGCGGCGAGATGATCGTCCTCGCGCCAGCCCGCAATATCGGACCAGGCCAGCGGCGAATACTGACTGCCGCTGATCTGCAGCGGCAATTCAAGCTGCGGGTATGGGAGGTGACGGGCAGGCGCTGGGAGCGGAGGTAAATGCCTGTGCGCCCGCGAATAGCGCGCGGCAAAGGCATCCAGCGGAGCGATCGACAACGCGAAAGCGACCACGCCAAACGCGAGCCCAGCAAGGCGTCGCGTGTCAGGCCGCGCTTCCGGTGCCAACCAGCTTCCAGTTCGGATCGCGAGAACTCGTGTCGCGGGCGAAGGTCCAGACATCGGTGATATCGGCGACCTTATCGGGATTGCCATCGACAATGGCGCCGGTCTTGTCGCGGGTGACCGAGATCATCTGCGACACGAAACGAACCGTCAGTTGCGCCGCACGGTCGCGGGCTTCCGCACTCACCAGCTCGGCCTTGTCGATCGAAACAAACCGCGTTTCGGTCTTCTGCTCGTGCTTCTCGCGATCCTTGATCACGGTCTCGAAGCTGTCATAGACCTCGCTGGACAGGAGATCCTTCAGCGCGCGGCGGTCGCCATTGGCGAAGGCCAGCACGATCATCTCGTAGGCGCTGCGGGCGCCGGAGATGAAGTGACGCGGATCGAACGAGGAGTCCTGGGCGACAATGGCGTCGAGGCCAGCGGCGAGCGGCGTATCCGGCTCGGCAATGCCTTTCCAGCGGTCGGCCGGCGCTACATCGGCGCTCGGCGCCAGCGGCGCCTGATCGATCACGGTACCCGGCATCGGAACGACGTTGTTGTCCTGCGTTCGCTGCACGACGTTGGGCGCGGCGCGATCGTAGGGTGGCCGTTCGCTTCCGGTGCGCTGTCCGAGGACGCTGCGCAGGCGCAGGAAGATGAAGACCGCCAGCGCCAGGAAGATGATGGTGTAAATATCCACGTCGTATTCGCTTTCTGGTTCTAACGCCGGCAACGGGCCCGGCGGTCGAGCGTTCCTTGGGTTGAGAAGCTCTCTTACGCGTTTTCCCTGAGAACGGCAGAGATTACATCATCGATTGAGACTGCAGCATGTAGGCATGAAACTGCGCCCGGCCAATGGCGCGTTTTGGCGCGGGTGAATTGTAGCGCGTTTTGGCGACGAGGGGAAACCCGATCCTGTCCGGAAATCACGCGTATTCAATTATTTAGGGCACATATTGGGCGGTTGGCCACCATCGATTAGGCATATCGGCCACAATTCGCCGATCTCACGGGTCCGCTACCGGCCCGTCGTCCTTGTGGAACGAGGCGGGGCTATGATAGCCACTCGCCCGGAAAAGGCATTTCCACCCCATCGAGCGAAATTCAGACGACAAATGGTCTCCGCTCGGCAGCGCTTCAGGAGAAAGTTTCATGACCAACGGTAATGGCGCGCCCCAGGAGCAGGCCCCTCCCCAGCTCAACGTGCTGGCGCAGTACACCAAGGATCTGTCGTTCGAGAATCCGAACGCCCCCTCCTCCCTGGCGCCGCAACAGCAGCAGCCGGCCATCAACATCCAGATCAACGTTTCCGCAAATAACCTCTCGGAAAGCGAGTTCGAAGTGACGCTTTCGATCGAGGGCAAGGCTGAAAACGCCGGCAAGGTGATGTTCAGCTTCGAACTCGCCTATGCAGGCGTGTTCCGCATCGTCAATGTCCCGAAGGAAAACCTTCACCCGCTGGTCATGATCGAGTGTCCGCGGCTGTTGTTCCCGTTCGCGCGCGAAATCATCGCCACCGCGGTGCGCGACGGCGGCTTCCCGCCCCTGATGCTCGATCCCGTCGATTTCGTCGGCCTGTACCGCCAGAACATGGAGCGGCAGGCTGCGGCTCAGGCGGCTTCCGGCGCAAAGCCGAGCTAAAGCCGAATTCGAGCAGGTCAGCGGCCAAAAGCCGCTAGACCGCCGCCGGCAGAAAATCGTTCCAGATCGGCTTGTCGCCCAGAGTGGCGATAAAGGCGCGGTGCGCCTCGCGGTCCGCTTCGCTGATTCGCGGCGCCAGCGCCACCTCGCGCTGCCGGCGCGGGGTTTCGCCAGGTCCGCTGGTAATCGTGACGCGGGTTTCCGACGCCAGGATCAGTTGCGACTGCCGCGCCCCGATCAGGTCGATATAGACTTCGGCGAGCAGCTCGGCATCGAGCAGCGCGCCATGCTTGGTGCGGCGGGAATTGTCGATCGCATAGCGCGAGCAGAGATCGTCCAGCCGGTTCGATACGCCGGGATGTTTGCGGCGCGCCAGCAACAGCGTATCGACCAGGCGATCGCGCGACACCGGCTGCCGCTTGATGCGGTCAAGCTCGGCATTGATGAAGCTGATGTCGAACGAGGCGTTGTGGATCACCAGCGGTGCATCGCCGATGAACTCGAGGAACTCCTCGACCACTTCGGTGAACAGCGGCTTGCTGGCGAGGAACTCGGTAGACAGGCCGTGCACATTGAAGGCTTCGGCCGGCATGTCGCGTTCGGGATTGATGTAGCGGTGGAACGTCTGCCCGGTGGGCATGCGGTTGAAGATCTCGATGCAGCCGATCTCGACCAGCCGGTCGCCGCGCAGCGGATCGAGGCCAGTGGTTTCGGTATCGAGAACGATTTCGCGCATGAATTCAGGAACCGGAGCTTAAGGCGAATCAGGCTCGCCGCTGCGGCATCTTAACGACCTCGGCCAGAATGTCGCGGATCGCCGTGCGCACCGGATCCAATCCATGCGACGTATCCACCACGAAATCAGCACGCTTGCGCTTTTCGGCATCGGGCAATTGCCGCGCCAGAATTCCGTCGAGTGCCTCATTGGTCATGGTGCCGCGCGCCAGAATCCGCTCGCGCTGGGTCGCCGGATCGGTTGAGACCACGACGACGGCATCGACGCGTTTCTCGCCGCCGGTTTCGAACAATAGCGGGATATCCATCACGACGACCGGTGCGCCGGAACGTTCGGCTTCTTCAAGGAATTTCTGGCGGGAGGCGCCGAGCATCGGGTGAACGATCTGCTCAAGCTGTTTGATCGCGGCCGGATCATGCACCACCTGGGCAGACAGTTTTGTGCGATCGACCTTTCCGCCGACGGTCGTGC encodes:
- a CDS encoding Smr/MutS family protein codes for the protein MKRRTSSSIPELPAPPRRKRALSEEERALWESVAKQVKPLRKRHRVAKPSVAAMEAASKVAPKPAVSPKHVTPARIVPPSKPEPPPLAPIGRRERSHLSRGRKEIDARLDLHGMTQTRAHRALFGFLQRAHHDGLTFVLIITGKGKIGAESERGVLRRQVPQWLGLPEFRSLVVGFEEAHISHGGEGALYVRVRRARF
- a CDS encoding MltA domain-containing protein, with the translated sequence MAIPIRSPISPMSGPSPATRVLAIRTGSWLAPEARPDTRRLAGLAFGVVAFALSIAPLDAFAARYSRAHRHLPPLPAPARHLPYPQLELPLQISGSQYSPLAWSDIAGWREDDHLAAYNAFRVSCRPIVAQVKPPADPKALGTSLRDPCRIARGLELADDAKAKAFFEEHFLPLRITRLGEGEGFVTGYYEPIVDGSRTENEVYKVPVYRRPSNLFVRGTTQSSAGLPNKGQVFRKIGRRKLVPYYDRAEIEDGAIEGRGLEICWLKDQTDLLFSQIQGSARVSLDDGSTVRINYDAHNGYPYTPVGRILIERNIIPKDQMSMQRIREWMEQNPNEADELRRQNKSYVFFREVQLSDKDEAVGAQGVPLTPGRSIAVDKSLHVYGTPFFIEGELPIDSVQSKTPFRRLMIAQDTGSAIVGPARADLYFGAGLEAGKVAGRMRHNARFVMLVPKSLDPVAHGRKMPVPDERPSEKIAKLFPQNDPLKDQKNAAKPPEITSATGTKAVAPPVTAPAAGPSQTSTIQAVAVAKPVPLPEPRPNIKPVSAKPHQRHLRRYRYVR
- a CDS encoding Tim44/TimA family putative adaptor protein — encoded protein: MDIYTIIFLALAVFIFLRLRSVLGQRTGSERPPYDRAAPNVVQRTQDNNVVPMPGTVIDQAPLAPSADVAPADRWKGIAEPDTPLAAGLDAIVAQDSSFDPRHFISGARSAYEMIVLAFANGDRRALKDLLSSEVYDSFETVIKDREKHEQKTETRFVSIDKAELVSAEARDRAAQLTVRFVSQMISVTRDKTGAIVDGNPDKVADITDVWTFARDTSSRDPNWKLVGTGSAA
- the secB gene encoding protein-export chaperone SecB; this translates as MTNGNGAPQEQAPPQLNVLAQYTKDLSFENPNAPSSLAPQQQQPAINIQINVSANNLSESEFEVTLSIEGKAENAGKVMFSFELAYAGVFRIVNVPKENLHPLVMIECPRLLFPFAREIIATAVRDGGFPPLMLDPVDFVGLYRQNMERQAAAQAASGAKPS
- the dnaQ gene encoding DNA polymerase III subunit epsilon produces the protein MREIVLDTETTGLDPLRGDRLVEIGCIEIFNRMPTGQTFHRYINPERDMPAEAFNVHGLSTEFLASKPLFTEVVEEFLEFIGDAPLVIHNASFDISFINAELDRIKRQPVSRDRLVDTLLLARRKHPGVSNRLDDLCSRYAIDNSRRTKHGALLDAELLAEVYIDLIGARQSQLILASETRVTITSGPGETPRRQREVALAPRISEADREAHRAFIATLGDKPIWNDFLPAAV
- the coaE gene encoding dephospho-CoA kinase (Dephospho-CoA kinase (CoaE) performs the final step in coenzyme A biosynthesis.), coding for MRILGLTGSIGMGKSTTAKLFTEAGVPVYDADAAVHKIYEGEAAPAIEAAFPGTTVGGKVDRTKLSAQVVHDPAAIKQLEQIVHPMLGASRQKFLEEAERSGAPVVVMDIPLLFETGGEKRVDAVVVVSTDPATQRERILARGTMTNEALDGILARQLPDAEKRKRADFVVDTSHGLDPVRTAIRDILAEVVKMPQRRA